From a single Chitinophaga sp. Cy-1792 genomic region:
- a CDS encoding OPT family oligopeptide transporter: MSDNNFKPFVPASTNMKELTLKSILLGCVFGVIFGAATVYLALKAGLTVSASIPIAVIAITLGRKFFGTTILENNIIQTTGSAGESIAAGVVFTLPGFLFLSDGGGTEFFNYITILTLAIIGGILGTLMMIPLRRSLIVKEHETLPYPEGTACADVLIAGEKGGDFAKTAFWGLGFAFAYAILQKIFHVIAETPGYMTRQVNKFFPSANLSADITPEYMGVGYIIGPRIGGVLVAGGVLSWLALIPLLASLLPADMIATQLVKLGYLANLQTPGGQGTWDPATHTFNDYASAIYYAYVRQIGAGAVAAGGFITLLKTIPTIISTFKGSLGAVKSSAAGTTGEVPRTEKDLSLKVVGIGSLVLIVLMALLPQLPGGSVGQKLLVGLLVVIFGAFFVTVSSRIVGLIGSSNNPISGMTIATLMGTCLVFIAVGWTGKVYEPMALVVGSMICIAAANAGGTSQDLKSGYIVGATPMNQQLALFIGAIVSSIVIGLTVKFLDRPTAEMIAHGVKDHAIGSIYFPAPQGTLMATLDKGILDGHLDWQFVLVGVFLAITIELCGVNALSFAVGAYLPLSTTLPIFIGGVIRGAVDYKKKKDNIQTTPEEEELGKGNLFATGLVAGGAVAGVIIAIMAGFDSTAGFLAKLNLQEGFTKTLGEGGYFILGAAFFAFMGWYLYRIARK; this comes from the coding sequence ATGTCCGACAACAACTTCAAACCTTTTGTTCCCGCCAGTACCAACATGAAAGAGCTGACACTCAAGTCAATACTGCTCGGTTGCGTATTCGGTGTCATCTTCGGTGCGGCTACGGTATACCTGGCCCTGAAAGCCGGCCTCACTGTATCTGCCTCTATCCCCATCGCGGTGATCGCCATTACATTAGGCAGAAAGTTTTTCGGCACCACGATCCTTGAAAACAATATTATCCAGACAACCGGATCTGCCGGCGAATCCATTGCCGCAGGTGTTGTGTTCACCCTTCCCGGCTTCCTTTTCCTCAGCGACGGAGGCGGCACTGAATTCTTTAACTATATCACCATCCTTACCCTGGCCATTATCGGTGGTATCCTGGGTACCCTGATGATGATACCTTTACGCCGCTCCCTCATCGTAAAGGAACATGAAACACTCCCTTATCCTGAAGGTACCGCCTGCGCAGATGTACTCATTGCCGGCGAAAAAGGCGGCGACTTTGCCAAAACAGCCTTCTGGGGCCTCGGCTTCGCCTTTGCCTATGCGATACTCCAAAAGATATTCCATGTAATCGCGGAAACTCCCGGCTACATGACCAGACAGGTGAATAAATTCTTCCCATCCGCCAACCTCAGCGCAGATATCACCCCGGAATATATGGGTGTGGGTTATATCATCGGCCCACGCATCGGTGGTGTACTGGTAGCCGGTGGTGTACTGTCGTGGCTCGCACTCATTCCCCTGCTGGCGTCTTTACTGCCTGCAGACATGATTGCTACCCAACTCGTTAAGTTAGGTTACCTGGCCAATCTTCAAACGCCGGGCGGACAAGGTACCTGGGACCCGGCTACCCATACCTTCAATGATTATGCCTCCGCGATTTACTATGCGTACGTTCGCCAGATAGGCGCCGGCGCCGTAGCTGCGGGTGGCTTCATCACCTTACTCAAAACAATCCCTACCATCATATCTACTTTTAAAGGTAGTCTGGGTGCTGTGAAAAGCAGTGCTGCCGGCACTACCGGCGAAGTTCCAAGAACGGAAAAAGACCTGAGCCTCAAAGTAGTAGGTATCGGTAGTCTGGTACTGATCGTACTCATGGCATTATTGCCACAATTACCTGGTGGTTCTGTAGGACAGAAATTACTGGTAGGATTACTGGTTGTTATTTTTGGTGCATTCTTCGTAACTGTTTCCAGCCGTATCGTAGGTCTGATCGGTTCTTCCAACAACCCGATCTCCGGTATGACCATTGCCACCCTGATGGGTACCTGCCTGGTTTTCATCGCAGTGGGCTGGACTGGAAAAGTTTATGAGCCGATGGCATTGGTAGTAGGTAGTATGATCTGTATTGCAGCAGCGAATGCAGGTGGTACTTCCCAGGATTTGAAATCCGGGTATATCGTAGGGGCCACACCTATGAACCAGCAGCTGGCATTGTTTATCGGCGCCATTGTATCTTCCATCGTTATCGGTCTTACCGTTAAATTCCTGGACCGTCCTACAGCAGAGATGATCGCGCACGGCGTAAAAGACCATGCTATAGGCAGCATATATTTCCCAGCTCCTCAAGGTACATTAATGGCAACATTGGATAAAGGTATCCTTGATGGTCACTTAGATTGGCAATTTGTACTTGTGGGTGTGTTTCTGGCTATAACTATTGAGCTCTGCGGGGTTAATGCTTTATCATTTGCGGTAGGAGCATACCTGCCACTTTCTACCACGCTTCCAATTTTTATCGGTGGTGTTATCCGTGGTGCAGTCGATTACAAAAAGAAAAAAGATAATATTCAGACTACACCGGAAGAAGAAGAATTAGGTAAAGGAAACCTTTTTGCTACAGGATTAGTGGCCGGAGGTGCTGTAGCTGGTGTTATCATCGCTATCATGGCTGGTTTCGACAGCACTGCCGGATTCCTTGCCAAACTAAATCTCCAGGAAGGTTTCACAAAAACTTTGGGAGAAGGTGGATACTTTATACTTGGAGCAGCATTCTTTGCGTTTATGGGTTGGTACCTGTACCGAATTGCGAGAAAATAA
- a CDS encoding peptide MFS transporter codes for MTQTAVAQGPEIVSEKGHPKGLSVLFATEMWERFNFYGMRALLTLFLVNALQFSEAESSYAYGGFLGLCYLTPMLGGYISDRYLGNRNCILLGGFVMGIGQLLMVLSATLYTGSVDTARLVMWLALFVIIFGNGFFKPNISSMVGSLYPKNDSRLDAAFTIFYMGINMGAFLGMLICPILGDVKLTDGTRVVAAFKWGFLAAGLAMFLGTVLFYFLKDKYVVTPEGKAIGAKPTFNAAASTTGEADKAKFTSGAIAGCGILLAALFLIFHFVANDPNPIKSWIYPFIYATGISLAILILTDKSITRVEKQRILVLYFVAFFVIFFWACFEQAGSSLTFIADKQTDRRLFGWDMPPSFIQNANSIFIIIFALPFSWLWIKLQKRNMEPISPVKQALGLALLSLGFLIIAFQVKGLGDAKLGVIWLIVMYLFHTLGELCLSPIGLSLVAKLAPHRFSSLLMGVWFLANAAGYALAGTLGALLPPNPENYADAAKAGVDLKGILDGTVSATPDMLAALEKLKLAAHYPSFVGFTIHNLFEFFMIFVILPGVAAVLLFMISPFLKRWMHGVK; via the coding sequence ATGACGCAAACTGCTGTCGCACAGGGCCCGGAAATCGTCTCAGAAAAGGGACATCCGAAAGGCCTCTCAGTGCTATTTGCCACGGAAATGTGGGAAAGGTTCAACTTTTATGGGATGAGGGCATTATTGACCCTCTTTCTGGTAAATGCACTGCAATTCTCTGAAGCTGAATCATCTTATGCCTATGGCGGGTTCCTCGGACTCTGCTATCTTACTCCAATGCTCGGTGGTTATATCTCTGACCGCTACCTCGGCAACAGGAATTGTATCTTATTAGGTGGCTTTGTAATGGGTATCGGACAACTACTCATGGTACTCAGTGCTACCTTATACACCGGCAGTGTAGACACCGCCCGCCTGGTAATGTGGCTGGCCCTCTTCGTAATCATCTTCGGTAATGGCTTCTTCAAACCTAACATTTCTTCCATGGTAGGTAGCCTGTACCCTAAGAACGACAGCCGCCTCGATGCCGCATTCACCATCTTCTACATGGGTATCAACATGGGTGCATTCCTCGGTATGCTCATCTGCCCTATCCTGGGTGATGTGAAACTCACCGACGGTACCCGCGTAGTAGCCGCCTTCAAATGGGGCTTCCTCGCTGCCGGCCTGGCCATGTTCCTCGGTACCGTACTGTTCTACTTCCTGAAAGACAAGTACGTGGTTACACCGGAAGGTAAAGCCATCGGCGCCAAACCAACCTTTAACGCAGCTGCCAGCACAACGGGCGAAGCTGATAAAGCGAAATTTACTTCAGGCGCCATCGCTGGCTGTGGTATCCTCCTGGCAGCCTTATTCCTGATATTCCACTTCGTAGCCAATGATCCAAATCCAATCAAATCATGGATTTATCCATTTATCTACGCTACAGGTATCTCACTGGCTATATTAATTCTGACAGATAAATCTATCACCCGCGTTGAAAAACAAAGAATCCTCGTGCTCTACTTCGTGGCATTCTTCGTGATCTTCTTCTGGGCTTGTTTTGAGCAGGCTGGTTCTTCCCTGACATTCATTGCCGACAAACAGACCGACCGTCGCCTCTTTGGATGGGATATGCCTCCTAGCTTTATCCAGAACGCCAATTCCATCTTTATCATCATATTCGCACTGCCTTTCTCCTGGTTATGGATCAAATTGCAGAAACGTAACATGGAGCCTATTTCTCCTGTGAAACAGGCATTAGGTCTGGCCCTGTTATCCCTCGGCTTCCTGATCATTGCCTTCCAGGTAAAAGGCCTCGGCGATGCCAAACTGGGTGTTATCTGGCTGATCGTGATGTACCTGTTCCATACCCTCGGTGAATTGTGCCTTTCTCCAATCGGCCTTTCCCTGGTAGCGAAACTGGCACCTCACCGTTTCTCCTCCCTGCTGATGGGTGTATGGTTCCTGGCAAATGCCGCTGGTTATGCACTGGCAGGTACCCTGGGCGCATTACTGCCTCCAAATCCGGAAAACTATGCTGATGCTGCAAAAGCAGGCGTAGATCTGAAAGGTATCCTGGACGGCACCGTTTCCGCTACCCCGGATATGCTGGCTGCACTGGAAAAATTGAAATTGGCGGCTCATTACCCTAGCTTCGTAGGCTTCACCATCCATAACCTGTTCGAGTTCTTCATGATCTTCGTGATCCTCCCGGGTGTGGCTGCAGTGCTGCTCTTCATGATTTCTCCATTCCTGAAAAGATGGATGCACGGCGTTAAATAA
- the purD gene encoding phosphoribosylamine--glycine ligase: protein MNILLLGSGGREHALALKMSQSPLCGKLFIAPGNAGTSQCGTNVNMGVSEFDKIKSFCLENGITLVVPGSEEALVNGIYDFFVQDEALKHIPVMGPSKVGAQLEGSKAFAKLFMERQGIPTAAYREFDENNYEEGVAYIKEHSLPIVLKADGLAAGKGVVITSNHDEALEEFSQMIKSAKFGDASKKVVIEQFLTGIELSVFVITDGHTYKILPEAKDYKRIGEGDLGLNTGGMGAVSPVPFADAAFMQLVEDKVIRKTIDGLSKEGIIYKGFVFFGLINVGGEPFVIEYNCRMGDPETEVVMPRLQNDLLELFVAVNEGKLSSQTIYTDPRAAATVMLVSQGYPEAYEKNKVITNIPAPTHDQIVFHAGTRHDGDKVLTNGGRVLAITSLADTLALALVHSVQTANQIEFEGKTFRRDIGYEFI, encoded by the coding sequence ATGAACATACTCTTATTAGGAAGTGGTGGTCGGGAACATGCACTGGCCTTAAAAATGTCGCAAAGTCCGCTCTGCGGAAAACTGTTTATTGCTCCGGGAAATGCTGGTACTTCTCAATGTGGTACCAATGTGAACATGGGTGTAAGCGAATTTGACAAGATAAAATCATTCTGTCTGGAGAACGGAATTACCCTGGTGGTACCTGGTTCTGAAGAGGCACTGGTGAATGGTATCTATGACTTTTTCGTACAGGATGAGGCATTGAAGCATATTCCGGTGATGGGACCTTCCAAAGTAGGTGCCCAGCTGGAGGGAAGTAAGGCGTTTGCCAAGCTGTTCATGGAGCGTCAGGGTATTCCAACCGCAGCTTACAGAGAGTTCGACGAAAATAATTATGAAGAAGGGGTAGCTTACATTAAGGAGCATTCCTTACCAATTGTACTGAAGGCCGATGGTCTGGCAGCAGGTAAGGGTGTGGTGATTACCTCTAACCATGATGAGGCACTGGAAGAGTTTAGCCAGATGATTAAATCTGCTAAATTTGGTGATGCCAGTAAGAAGGTGGTGATAGAGCAGTTTCTGACGGGTATTGAGTTGTCTGTTTTTGTTATTACAGATGGTCATACTTATAAGATCCTGCCGGAGGCGAAAGATTACAAACGTATTGGTGAGGGAGATCTGGGGCTGAATACCGGTGGTATGGGGGCTGTATCTCCTGTTCCTTTTGCGGATGCGGCGTTTATGCAACTGGTGGAAGACAAGGTCATCCGTAAGACGATTGACGGACTTTCAAAAGAAGGAATTATTTATAAAGGATTTGTGTTTTTTGGCCTGATTAATGTAGGTGGAGAGCCGTTCGTGATAGAATATAACTGTCGGATGGGCGATCCGGAAACGGAGGTAGTAATGCCACGTTTACAAAACGATCTGTTGGAGCTTTTCGTAGCTGTAAACGAAGGAAAGCTTTCTTCGCAGACGATTTACACAGATCCGCGTGCAGCAGCTACTGTGATGCTGGTGTCTCAGGGGTATCCGGAGGCATATGAGAAGAATAAGGTGATTACAAATATTCCTGCTCCTACGCATGATCAGATCGTATTTCATGCAGGTACCCGCCATGATGGGGATAAAGTACTGACTAACGGCGGTCGTGTACTGGCAATTACCTCACTGGCAGATACGCTGGCCCTTGCACTGGTACACTCCGTTCAAACCGCCAACCAGATTGAGTTTGAAGGGAAAACATTCCGCAGGGATATAGGTTACGAGTTTATTTAA